A genome region from Wielerella bovis includes the following:
- the hslO gene encoding Hsp33 family molecular chaperone HslO — MSQFNQRTRFIFDDFPVRGLHVQLQEVWQHIVSRKHYPIAIRRALGELLAAGGLLSSNLKLDGTLIVQVQGQGVLKMLVVEATSERTVRATARWDESVHVADDADLSTLLGDNSVFVLTVQPKDGEPWQGVVPLEGGSIASMLMHYMARSEQLQTHIALAADDSSVGGLLLQKLPEQELNPAAWEHITTLAETLTANELLHLDAQNVLYRLFHETPPRVFDAENLEFACTCSRGKVSDMLLMLGGEEVGAAVAEEGSITVDCDFCNEQYTFDETDVNALFGMDIVAAVKNKVN, encoded by the coding sequence ATGAGCCAGTTCAATCAACGCACACGCTTTATTTTTGATGATTTTCCCGTACGCGGTTTGCATGTGCAATTACAAGAAGTATGGCAACACATTGTTTCGCGCAAACATTATCCCATCGCCATTCGCCGTGCCTTGGGCGAATTATTGGCAGCAGGTGGCTTATTATCCAGCAATTTAAAATTAGACGGCACGCTGATTGTGCAAGTACAAGGGCAAGGCGTTTTGAAAATGTTGGTGGTAGAAGCCACTTCTGAACGCACTGTTCGCGCCACTGCACGCTGGGACGAAAGCGTTCACGTTGCCGATGATGCCGATTTATCCACTTTATTGGGCGACAACAGCGTTTTTGTTTTGACCGTGCAACCAAAAGATGGCGAGCCATGGCAAGGCGTGGTGCCATTGGAAGGCGGTAGCATCGCCAGTATGTTGATGCACTACATGGCGCGTTCCGAACAACTGCAAACCCATATTGCACTTGCCGCCGATGACAGCAGCGTGGGCGGTTTACTGTTGCAAAAATTGCCCGAACAAGAATTGAATCCAGCCGCTTGGGAACACATTACCACGCTCGCCGAAACTTTAACCGCCAATGAATTATTGCATTTGGACGCGCAAAACGTGTTGTATCGCCTGTTCCACGAAACACCGCCGCGCGTGTTTGACGCAGAAAATTTAGAATTTGCCTGTACTTGTTCACGCGGCAAAGTCAGTGATATGTTGTTGATGTTGGGCGGCGAAGAAGTGGGCGCAGCAGTTGCCGAAGAAGGCAGCATCACGGTGGATTGTGATTTCTGCAACGAGCAATATACGTTTGATGAAA
- the nrdD gene encoding anaerobic ribonucleoside-triphosphate reductase: protein MIRLNQTQIQAKQAFIDRYIAAGNAADGSTMDANANVSHKNIATMEAELLKDMLVQINRAQVCGKIAQLFGADLAAEYVRQIEAHEIYVHDETSLKPYCVSVTMYPFLRDGLTKLGGESRAPEHLASFCGSFINFVFAVSAQFAGAVATVEFLTYFDYFARKDFGADYLDTHRREVESCLQQVVYSINQPAAARGYQSAFWNISLYDQYYFDAMFGDFVFPDFSKPEWDSVSRLQLFFLQWFNRERTKAVLTFPVVTAAMLTENGRCKDDEFAAHMAQELAAGNSFFVYQSDNPDSLASCCRLRNQIEDRTFSYSLGAGGVATGSINVITINMNRLVQDGRDLATEVGKIHQYQYAYRKLMEDYLAAGMLPVYDAGFISLDKQFLTIGINGMVEAAESQGIQAAYTPEYIEFVQSRLKIIFQANQVANAQYGVKFNTEFVPAENLGVKNAKWDKVDGYFVPRDCYNSYFYVVEDDKTNALDKFLLHGHELIDWLDGGSALHLNLDEALNVSGYRALLDIAAKTGCNYFCVNVKITICNQCAHIDKRTLQACSQCGSHDIDYGTRVIGYLKRVSAFSAGRRKEQALRHYHRQAA from the coding sequence ATGATTCGTTTAAATCAAACACAAATTCAGGCAAAACAAGCCTTTATTGACCGTTATATTGCTGCTGGCAATGCGGCGGACGGTTCTACAATGGACGCAAATGCGAATGTAAGCCATAAAAATATTGCGACAATGGAAGCGGAATTATTGAAAGATATGTTGGTACAAATCAACCGCGCCCAAGTGTGCGGAAAAATCGCGCAATTATTCGGTGCGGATTTGGCGGCTGAATATGTACGCCAAATTGAAGCGCATGAAATTTATGTGCATGATGAAACCAGCCTGAAACCGTATTGTGTGTCGGTTACGATGTATCCGTTTTTGCGCGATGGTTTGACAAAATTGGGCGGCGAATCGCGTGCGCCCGAACATTTGGCTTCATTTTGTGGTTCGTTTATCAATTTTGTTTTTGCTGTCAGCGCACAATTTGCGGGTGCGGTGGCAACGGTGGAATTTTTGACGTATTTTGATTATTTTGCGCGTAAGGATTTTGGCGCAGATTATTTGGATACGCATCGCCGCGAAGTGGAAAGTTGTTTGCAGCAAGTGGTGTACAGCATCAATCAACCTGCGGCGGCGCGTGGTTATCAAAGCGCATTTTGGAATATTTCGCTGTATGACCAATATTATTTTGACGCGATGTTTGGCGATTTTGTGTTCCCTGATTTTTCCAAACCTGAATGGGACAGCGTGTCGCGTTTGCAATTATTTTTCTTGCAATGGTTCAATCGGGAACGCACAAAAGCGGTGCTGACGTTTCCTGTGGTTACGGCGGCGATGCTGACGGAAAATGGTCGTTGCAAAGACGATGAATTTGCGGCACACATGGCGCAAGAATTGGCGGCTGGTAATTCGTTTTTTGTCTATCAATCGGATAATCCTGATTCTTTGGCATCGTGTTGTCGGTTGCGTAATCAGATTGAAGACCGCACGTTTTCGTATTCACTCGGTGCAGGTGGCGTGGCGACTGGGTCTATCAATGTCATCACAATCAATATGAATCGCTTGGTGCAAGATGGACGTGATTTGGCGACCGAAGTAGGCAAAATCCATCAATATCAATACGCATATCGCAAATTGATGGAAGATTATTTAGCGGCTGGTATGTTGCCTGTGTATGATGCGGGTTTTATTTCGCTGGATAAACAATTTTTGACGATTGGCATCAATGGCATGGTGGAAGCAGCGGAATCGCAAGGGATTCAGGCTGCCTATACGCCTGAATACATTGAATTTGTGCAATCGCGTTTAAAAATTATTTTTCAGGCAAATCAAGTAGCAAATGCCCAATATGGCGTGAAATTCAATACCGAATTTGTACCAGCAGAAAACTTGGGCGTGAAAAACGCGAAATGGGACAAGGTGGACGGGTATTTTGTGCCACGCGATTGTTATAACTCATATTTTTATGTGGTGGAAGACGACAAAACCAATGCATTGGATAAATTTTTGCTGCACGGTCATGAATTGATTGATTGGCTGGACGGCGGTTCAGCCTTGCATTTGAATTTGGACGAAGCCTTGAATGTTTCGGGCTATCGCGCTTTGTTGGATATTGCGGCGAAAACGGGCTGCAATTATTTCTGTGTCAATGTGAAAATTACCATTTGCAATCAATGTGCACATATTGATAAACGTACTTTACAGGCGTGTAGTCAATGTGGTTCGCACGATATTGATTATGGCACGCGCGTGATTGGTTATTTGAAACGCGTATCGGCGTTTAGTGCGGGACGGCGCAAAGAACAGGCTCTGCGGCATTATCATCGGCAAGCGGCTTGA
- the nrdG gene encoding anaerobic ribonucleoside-triphosphate reductase activating protein → MNDLYFTQEQIVWQEVPNEVSLAFLISGCPLRCAGCHSADSWKANRGEILSVDYLRTRLQMYRNLLTCVLFLGGEWQPETLLALLNVARDEFGLKTCLYTGLERDELSPILLPKLTFLKTGRWVAALGGLDNPNTNQRFIDLRTDEDWTHLFWK, encoded by the coding sequence ATGAATGACTTATATTTCACACAAGAACAAATTGTTTGGCAGGAAGTCCCCAATGAAGTTTCGCTGGCGTTTTTAATTTCAGGCTGCCCTTTGCGTTGTGCAGGTTGTCATAGCGCGGACAGTTGGAAAGCCAATCGTGGCGAGATTTTGTCGGTGGATTATTTGCGAACGCGCTTGCAAATGTATCGTAATTTGCTGACTTGTGTGTTGTTTTTGGGTGGCGAATGGCAGCCTGAAACGCTATTGGCGTTGTTAAACGTGGCGCGTGATGAATTTGGGCTGAAAACGTGTTTGTACACGGGTTTGGAGCGCGATGAATTGTCGCCGATATTGTTACCGAAATTGACATTTTTGAAAACGGGGCGTTGGGTGGCAGCTTTGGGCGGTTTGGATAATCCCAATACTAATCAAAGATTTATAGATTTGCGTACCGATGAAGATTGGACGCATTTGTTTTGGAAATAG
- a CDS encoding Nif3-like dinuclear metal center hexameric protein yields MIKRQSLLNWCDETLQVFQFKDYAPNGLQVEGRDEISKIVTSVTASQAAIDFAVAQGADMLLVHHGMFWKSEPVTITGWKRQRIATLLAHQINMVGYHLPLDAHPVLGNNAQLAAKLGWQFERCFGEQNLLNIGNLPENQQNVAQLVAQLETVLQRKAVVAGSVQGSLKRVVWCTGGAQGYFQAAIDAGADVFVTGEISEAQYHLANETGVVFISAGHHATERYGIQALGNAIVAEFGVETLFFDENNPA; encoded by the coding sequence ATGATTAAACGACAAAGTTTGTTAAATTGGTGTGATGAAACCTTGCAAGTCTTTCAATTTAAAGATTATGCGCCCAATGGTTTGCAGGTGGAAGGACGAGACGAAATCAGCAAAATAGTGACGTCTGTAACGGCTTCGCAAGCGGCGATTGATTTTGCGGTGGCGCAGGGCGCGGATATGTTGTTGGTGCATCACGGCATGTTTTGGAAAAGTGAGCCTGTTACGATTACGGGCTGGAAACGTCAGCGGATTGCGACTTTGTTGGCGCATCAAATCAATATGGTGGGTTACCATTTGCCTTTGGATGCTCATCCTGTGTTGGGCAATAATGCACAATTAGCGGCGAAATTGGGTTGGCAGTTTGAACGTTGTTTCGGCGAACAAAATTTGTTGAATATCGGCAATTTGCCTGAAAATCAGCAAAATGTAGCGCAGTTGGTGGCGCAATTAGAAACGGTGTTGCAACGCAAAGCTGTGGTAGCAGGGAGTGTGCAAGGCAGCCTGAAACGTGTGGTATGGTGTACGGGTGGGGCGCAGGGTTATTTTCAGGCTGCCATTGATGCAGGCGCAGATGTTTTTGTTACGGGGGAAATTTCGGAAGCGCAATATCATTTGGCAAATGAAACGGGCGTGGTGTTTATCAGCGCAGGGCATCATGCGACAGAACGCTATGGGATTCAAGCACTCGGTAATGCGATTGTGGCTGAATTTGGTGTGGAAACGCTGTTTTTTGATGAAAACAATCCTGCTTAA
- the petA gene encoding ubiquinol-cytochrome c reductase iron-sulfur subunit, with amino-acid sequence MDNKEINQGRRRFLTLATAGAGAIATAGVATPFVASWFPSEKAKAAGASVEVDISKIEAGQLTIAEWRGKPIFVLRRTEQQLQDLPSLDGNLADPASAADQQPEYCKNPTRAIKPEIWVGIGICTHLGCSPTHRPDVGAADLGGGSWKGGFFCPCHGSKFDLAGRVFAGVPAPTNLVIPPYKYLNDNVILVGED; translated from the coding sequence ATGGATAATAAAGAAATTAATCAAGGACGCCGCCGCTTTCTCACTCTCGCTACCGCTGGTGCTGGTGCTATTGCCACCGCTGGTGTAGCGACTCCGTTTGTTGCAAGTTGGTTTCCGTCCGAAAAAGCAAAAGCAGCAGGTGCTTCGGTTGAAGTGGATATTAGCAAAATAGAAGCAGGTCAGCTGACCATTGCAGAATGGCGTGGCAAACCTATTTTTGTTTTACGTCGTACCGAGCAGCAGTTGCAGGATTTGCCTAGCCTTGATGGTAATTTGGCTGACCCTGCTTCCGCAGCTGACCAGCAGCCTGAATATTGTAAAAACCCAACGCGCGCCATTAAACCTGAAATTTGGGTAGGTATTGGCATTTGCACACACTTGGGTTGTTCGCCAACTCATCGCCCTGATGTGGGTGCGGCAGATTTGGGTGGTGGTTCATGGAAAGGTGGTTTCTTCTGCCCATGCCATGGTTCTAAATTTGATTTGGCAGGTCGTGTGTTTGCAGGTGTACCTGCGCCAACGAACTTGGTCATTCCGCCATATAAATACTTGAATGACAATGTTATTCTTGTTGGTGAAGACTAA
- a CDS encoding cytochrome b produces MENQKSCNKAKALLDWVDARFPLSKMYNEHVGQYYAPKNFNFWYFFGSLALLVLVIQIVSGIFLTMNFKPDGTTNAQNLPVAFSAVEYIMRDVSGGWIIRYMHSTGASFFFIVVYLHMFRGLIYGSFKKPRELVWVFGSLIFLALMAEAFMGYLLPWGQMSFWGAQVIINLFGAIPVIGPDLSTWIRGDFNVSDATLNRFFALHVIAVPLVLLGLVVAHLIALHEVGSNNPDGVEIKKLKDENGIPLDGIPFHPYYTVKDILGVVVFLIVFCSVMFFAPEGGGYFLEKPNFDPANPMVTPAHIAPVWYFTPFYAILRAIPSFWGTQVWGVIGMGAAVILIALLPWLDRSPTKSVRYRGPIFKAALVAFIISFIGLGILGAMEANDLRTWVARILTVIYFAFFLLMPVYTKMDKDLPVPERVTMGTSKQKVMFFVYVAITLIGAYLFAIII; encoded by the coding sequence ATGGAAAACCAAAAAAGCTGTAATAAGGCAAAAGCCTTGCTAGATTGGGTGGATGCGCGTTTCCCCCTATCCAAAATGTACAACGAACACGTTGGACAATATTACGCGCCTAAAAACTTTAACTTCTGGTATTTTTTCGGTTCATTGGCTCTGCTCGTATTGGTTATCCAAATTGTGAGTGGTATTTTCTTGACCATGAACTTTAAACCAGATGGCACAACCAACGCGCAAAACTTGCCTGTGGCATTTTCTGCGGTGGAGTACATTATGCGTGATGTGTCGGGTGGCTGGATTATCCGTTATATGCACTCAACAGGCGCATCATTCTTCTTTATTGTGGTGTATTTACACATGTTCCGTGGTTTGATTTACGGCTCATTCAAAAAACCGCGTGAATTGGTGTGGGTATTTGGTTCATTGATTTTCTTGGCATTGATGGCAGAAGCGTTCATGGGTTATCTGTTGCCATGGGGTCAAATGTCATTCTGGGGCGCGCAAGTGATTATTAACTTGTTTGGCGCGATTCCTGTGATTGGTCCAGATTTGTCCACATGGATTCGTGGCGATTTTAACGTGTCTGATGCTACATTGAATCGTTTCTTTGCCTTGCATGTGATTGCAGTGCCTTTGGTATTATTGGGCTTGGTGGTGGCGCACTTGATTGCCTTGCATGAAGTCGGTTCAAACAATCCAGATGGTGTAGAAATCAAAAAATTGAAAGACGAAAACGGTATTCCATTAGACGGCATTCCTTTCCATCCATACTATACAGTTAAAGATATTTTGGGTGTAGTGGTCTTTTTGATTGTATTCTGTTCTGTGATGTTCTTTGCACCAGAAGGTGGCGGTTATTTCTTGGAAAAACCAAACTTTGACCCTGCTAATCCAATGGTAACGCCAGCACATATTGCGCCAGTTTGGTATTTCACACCATTCTATGCGATTTTGCGTGCCATTCCATCATTCTGGGGAACGCAGGTTTGGGGTGTAATTGGTATGGGTGCGGCGGTTATTTTAATTGCTTTATTGCCATGGCTTGACCGTTCGCCAACCAAATCAGTACGTTATCGCGGTCCAATTTTTAAAGCCGCGTTGGTAGCGTTTATCATTTCTTTCATTGGTTTGGGTATTTTAGGTGCAATGGAAGCAAACGATTTGCGTACTTGGGTTGCACGCATACTGACAGTAATTTATTTTGCTTTCTTCTTGTTAATGCCAGTTTACACCAAAATGGACAAAGATTTACCTGTCCCAGAGCGTGTAACAATGGGTACAAGTAAGCAAAAAGTCATGTTCTTTGTATATGTTGCAATTACCTTAATTGGCGCATATTTATTTGCAATCATAATTTAA
- a CDS encoding cytochrome c1, producing MKKALKNTIAALVLAAPLMANAAGGGHYEHVKLDPRDQVSLQRGAQIFVNNCLSCHSAAAMRYNRLKDIGLTEEEIAKNLMFTTDKIGDVMQAHMSPADGKKWFGNTPPDLTLIARSRGADYIYAYLRGFYKDPKTPTGWNNTVLPNAAMPHVLWEQEGVKAAKLDKDGNIVLKADGTPDWTWESTGKLSRQTKEGVVITKEYDDYAKDLTNFMAYMAEPAQVQRKQIGYIVLMFLLAIMLPLVYFLKKEYWKDVH from the coding sequence ATGAAAAAAGCATTGAAAAACACGATTGCTGCCTTGGTATTGGCAGCGCCCCTGATGGCAAATGCAGCAGGTGGTGGGCATTATGAGCATGTGAAACTGGATCCTCGCGATCAAGTAAGTTTGCAACGCGGTGCACAAATTTTTGTGAACAACTGCTTGTCTTGTCACTCTGCCGCTGCAATGCGCTATAATCGTTTAAAAGACATCGGTCTAACAGAAGAGGAAATTGCAAAAAACTTAATGTTCACGACTGATAAAATTGGTGACGTGATGCAAGCACATATGTCACCAGCTGATGGTAAAAAATGGTTTGGTAATACGCCGCCTGATTTGACCTTGATTGCACGTTCACGCGGTGCAGATTATATCTACGCCTATTTGCGTGGTTTCTATAAAGACCCTAAAACGCCAACTGGCTGGAATAATACAGTACTGCCTAATGCTGCCATGCCACATGTTTTGTGGGAGCAAGAAGGAGTAAAAGCTGCAAAACTGGATAAGGATGGCAACATCGTTCTGAAAGCCGATGGTACGCCAGATTGGACTTGGGAAAGTACAGGGAAGCTGTCGCGTCAAACCAAAGAAGGTGTGGTTATTACCAAAGAATATGATGATTATGCTAAAGATTTAACTAATTTTATGGCATACATGGCAGAACCTGCACAAGTACAGCGTAAACAAATCGGTTACATTGTATTAATGTTCTTGTTGGCAATTATGTTGCCGTTGGTATATTTCCTGAAAAAAGAATATTGGAAAGATGTGCATTGA
- a CDS encoding tyrosine-type recombinase/integrase, which produces MSNHPFLTHLAAYLTEQKQRQRSPHTLLAYENDLRELTTLLPATEQPTRHDFTAALKQLSQRGVSAATLSRKCSAWRQYCAYLQRIGSLKNNPTQHLKAPKIPQRLPRAIDQETLNIALNQMPDSPKLLDLRDQAVVELFYGSGLRLAELCSLNLDNIFLTNGWLNVIGKGRKQRQVPLTQKSIIALQNWLAVRPAAENETALFTTQHGQRIGSRQIAKRLERWAPQHNNLQHISPHMLRHSFAGHLLQASQDLRAVQDLLGHENLSSTQIYTKLDFDHLAQVYDQTHPRAHRQTDDDID; this is translated from the coding sequence ATGTCTAACCACCCTTTTTTAACACATCTTGCTGCCTATCTTACCGAGCAAAAACAACGCCAACGTTCGCCACACACCCTACTCGCCTACGAAAACGATTTACGCGAACTTACCACATTATTACCTGCCACCGAGCAGCCCACACGCCACGATTTCACCGCCGCACTCAAACAACTGTCGCAACGCGGTGTCAGCGCAGCCACCTTATCACGCAAATGTTCCGCATGGCGGCAATATTGCGCCTATTTACAACGCATAGGCAGCCTGAAAAACAATCCAACTCAACATCTTAAAGCCCCGAAAATCCCCCAACGTTTGCCTCGTGCCATAGACCAAGAAACGTTGAACATCGCACTCAATCAAATGCCCGATTCGCCAAAATTATTGGATTTACGCGACCAAGCGGTCGTAGAATTATTTTACGGCAGTGGTTTACGTTTAGCCGAATTATGCAGCCTGAATCTGGACAATATTTTCTTGACAAATGGCTGGCTCAACGTCATCGGCAAAGGGCGCAAACAACGCCAAGTACCGCTGACACAAAAAAGCATCATCGCATTGCAAAACTGGCTGGCGGTGCGTCCCGCTGCCGAAAATGAAACTGCCTTGTTTACCACACAACATGGACAGCGCATCGGCAGCCGCCAAATCGCCAAACGGCTGGAAAGATGGGCGCCGCAACACAATAATCTGCAACACATCAGCCCACATATGTTGCGCCACAGCTTTGCAGGACATTTGCTGCAAGCATCGCAAGATTTACGCGCCGTACAAGATTTGCTGGGACACGAAAATTTATCCAGCACACAAATCTACACCAAATTGGATTTTGACCATTTGGCACAAGTGTACGACCAAACACACCCACGTGCACATCGCCAAACGGATGATGATATCGATTAA
- a CDS encoding BolA family protein — MLSPEQVKELIAAVTPCEHIEVEGDGHHFFAKIISSSFEGKARLARHRLIKDGLAEKLASNELHALSISVAATPSEWAAKQQA; from the coding sequence ATGTTATCCCCCGAACAAGTCAAAGAACTGATTGCCGCCGTAACCCCTTGTGAACACATTGAAGTGGAAGGCGATGGACATCATTTTTTCGCCAAAATTATTTCGTCATCATTTGAAGGCAAAGCACGTTTAGCGCGCCATCGCCTGATTAAAGATGGCTTGGCAGAAAAATTAGCCAGCAATGAATTACACGCGCTGTCTATCAGCGTTGCCGCCACACCAAGCGAATGGGCAGCCAAACAACAAGCATAA
- a CDS encoding metal ABC transporter permease, with amino-acid sequence MSLYEYLIAPFTEFSFMRYALASVVFLALSASLVGVFLVMRRMSLIGDALSHAVLPGAAIGYMIAGLSLPAMSLGGFIAGMLMAFFAGLVSRFTELKEDANFAAFYLSSLAIGVILVSLGSNSVELLHLLFGSVLAVDLTSLRLMGGVASLTIIALAIMFRPLMMESIDPLFLRAVNGRGGLWHVAFLVLVVMNLVAGFQALGTLMSVGLMMLPAISARLWVRNMGALMFVSALGALICGYAGLLLSYHHPANIPSGPTIILFCGVWYLISILFGINSGIVMRLLRKKHHKIQAS; translated from the coding sequence ATGTCTTTATACGAATACCTTATTGCCCCATTTACCGAATTTTCTTTTATGCGATACGCATTGGCGTCAGTCGTATTCCTTGCCCTATCCGCATCACTGGTAGGCGTATTTCTCGTCATGCGCCGCATGAGCTTAATCGGCGATGCATTGAGCCACGCCGTTTTACCAGGTGCAGCGATTGGCTACATGATTGCAGGTTTAAGTTTACCCGCCATGAGTTTAGGCGGTTTTATCGCAGGTATGTTAATGGCGTTTTTTGCAGGCTTGGTCAGCCGTTTCACCGAATTAAAAGAAGATGCCAACTTCGCCGCATTTTATTTGAGCAGCTTGGCAATCGGCGTGATTTTAGTCAGCTTGGGCAGCAACAGTGTAGAATTATTACATTTGCTGTTCGGCTCGGTTTTAGCAGTAGATTTGACTTCATTGCGATTGATGGGCGGTGTCGCCAGTTTAACCATCATCGCGCTGGCAATCATGTTCCGCCCCTTGATGATGGAAAGCATAGACCCCTTATTTTTACGCGCCGTTAATGGACGTGGCGGCTTGTGGCACGTTGCCTTTTTGGTGTTGGTGGTGATGAATTTAGTGGCAGGATTTCAAGCACTTGGCACATTAATGTCGGTTGGTTTGATGATGTTGCCCGCCATTTCCGCACGATTATGGGTACGCAATATGGGCGCATTAATGTTTGTCTCCGCATTAGGCGCGTTAATTTGCGGTTATGCAGGATTATTGCTGTCCTATCATCATCCAGCCAATATTCCATCAGGCCCAACCATTATTTTATTTTGCGGCGTATGGTATTTGATTTCCATCTTATTTGGCATCAATAGTGGCATAGTCATGCGCTTGTTACGCAAAAAACACCATAAAATACAAGCAAGCTAA
- a CDS encoding PspC domain-containing protein, which yields MARLVKLHRSYQHRMIAGVMGGFAEYLGWSPTMLRLLFVIISCASVAVPGILVYLILWIMMPNAREDSYC from the coding sequence ATGGCAAGATTAGTTAAGCTGCATCGTTCTTATCAGCATCGCATGATTGCTGGTGTAATGGGCGGTTTTGCCGAATATTTAGGCTGGTCGCCCACCATGTTACGTCTACTATTCGTCATTATTTCCTGTGCCAGCGTTGCTGTTCCTGGTATTCTCGTTTATTTGATATTATGGATTATGATGCCTAATGCTCGCGAAGACTCTTATTGTTAA
- a CDS encoding spore coat-associated protein camelysin produces MKPLLILSTLLILGGCVYAESPDGRFAALDLPMQTQTTVHKTVTVNAPAGTIVNISEPTPPTVIIREYPRRECYYDHYYQRRICR; encoded by the coding sequence ATGAAACCTTTACTGATTTTATCCACCTTATTGATACTCGGTGGTTGTGTCTATGCCGAAAGCCCCGATGGTCGTTTTGCCGCGCTGGATTTACCCATGCAAACGCAAACTACTGTCCATAAAACTGTAACCGTAAACGCACCTGCTGGCACAATTGTGAACATCAGCGAACCCACTCCACCTACCGTTATCATCCGCGAATATCCACGCAGAGAGTGCTATTACGACCATTATTATCAGCGGCGGATTTGTCGTTAA
- a CDS encoding DUF2750 domain-containing protein encodes MQETDIDPRYTHFIQHTVRTRLVYSLQDREDFFAECPSEEYYDELGQPIAVWCFWNSETDALACQQEEWENFALATFSLDEFMNEILLDMDADAKLVGVAFDKDLFGTEIEPIDLLSDLLDEITAQGLTHEFEQFDELQRYRQEWLAAMDTPTIIH; translated from the coding sequence ATGCAAGAAACCGACATTGACCCACGCTATACTCATTTTATCCAACACACCGTTCGTACACGTTTGGTATATTCTTTGCAAGACCGCGAAGATTTTTTCGCCGAATGTCCATCGGAGGAATATTATGACGAACTAGGGCAACCAATTGCCGTTTGGTGTTTTTGGAACAGCGAAACTGATGCACTCGCTTGCCAACAAGAAGAATGGGAAAATTTTGCACTCGCAACGTTTTCTTTGGACGAATTTATGAATGAAATTTTATTGGATATGGACGCAGATGCTAAATTAGTTGGCGTGGCATTTGATAAAGATTTGTTTGGCACAGAAATTGAACCTATTGATTTATTATCAGATTTGCTAGACGAAATTACCGCACAAGGTCTAACGCACGAATTTGAACAATTTGACGAACTACAACGTTATCGTCAAGAATGGCTTGCTGCCATGGATACACCTACTATTATTCACTAA
- a CDS encoding FtsB family cell division protein has translation MKWITWAMVLALCSLQYQIWIHQGGGLRLQYAKMQAQADAIKQQNETLRLQNAVLRAEVNDLQNGFEALSEIARTEMHYIEEGETFYTLRPQ, from the coding sequence ATGAAATGGATAACATGGGCTATGGTATTAGCATTATGTAGTTTGCAATACCAAATTTGGATACACCAAGGTGGAGGTTTGCGTCTGCAATATGCAAAAATGCAAGCACAAGCGGATGCCATTAAACAACAAAATGAAACCTTACGCCTACAAAATGCTGTACTTCGTGCCGAAGTGAATGATTTACAAAATGGGTTTGAAGCCTTATCAGAAATCGCTCGCACCGAAATGCATTATATTGAAGAAGGCGAAACATTTTACACTTTACGTCCTCAATAA